In Emcibacteraceae bacterium, a single window of DNA contains:
- the arsC gene encoding arsenate reductase (glutaredoxin) (This arsenate reductase requires both glutathione and glutaredoxin to convert arsenate to arsenite, after which the efflux transporter formed by ArsA and ArsB can extrude the arsenite from the cell, providing resistance.): protein MTVTIFHNPRCSKSRQTLALLEEKGIAPTIRDYLKDVPSVAEIENILRLLNIEPRDLMRKKEAEYAENNLADAGLSRQDLIKAMIKYPKLIERPIVLANGKAAIGRPPENVLTIL from the coding sequence ATGACCGTAACAATTTTCCATAATCCCCGTTGCAGCAAATCGCGTCAGACACTTGCTCTGTTGGAAGAGAAGGGGATTGCTCCAACAATACGGGACTATTTGAAAGATGTCCCTTCAGTGGCTGAAATAGAGAATATTCTCCGCTTGCTCAATATTGAGCCAAGAGACTTAATGCGTAAAAAAGAAGCTGAATATGCAGAGAATAATCTGGCTGACGCTGGCTTAAGCCGTCAGGACTTAATAAAAGCCATGATCAAATATCCAAAATTAATTGAACGACCGATTGTGCTGGCAAATGGCAAAGCGGCCATTGGCCGCCCGCCGGAAAATGTCCTGACCATACTCTGA
- a CDS encoding (2Fe-2S)-binding protein, producing the protein MYVCVCNALDENTVREAARKNNGYQSAIKIYESLGVKPQCGMCLCDAQEICNMEKQSHQSQ; encoded by the coding sequence ATGTATGTATGTGTTTGTAATGCCCTTGATGAAAATACTGTACGCGAAGCGGCACGTAAAAATAATGGCTATCAAAGCGCAATAAAGATATATGAATCACTTGGGGTTAAGCCACAATGTGGCATGTGTCTTTGTGATGCTCAAGAAATCTGCAATATGGAAAAGCAGTCCCACCAATCACAGTAA
- the bfr gene encoding bacterioferritin — translation MKGDKKVIEFLNKILKNELTAINQYFLHSRMYGDWGLKALEKYEYEESIDEMKHADELVKRILFLEGLPAMQQLGRLRIGQTVTEMMKGDLELELAGHADLKDAIEYCEKVRDYVSRELFEEILSDEEEHIDWLETNLALIDKVGEKNYLQSQMGDAD, via the coding sequence ATGAAAGGTGATAAGAAAGTCATCGAATTTCTCAATAAAATTCTAAAAAACGAATTAACAGCCATTAATCAGTATTTCCTGCATAGTCGCATGTATGGGGACTGGGGATTAAAAGCGCTGGAAAAATACGAATATGAAGAATCAATCGATGAAATGAAACATGCAGACGAGCTGGTCAAACGCATTCTTTTTCTTGAAGGTCTTCCCGCTATGCAGCAACTTGGCCGCTTAAGAATTGGTCAGACGGTAACGGAAATGATGAAAGGTGATCTGGAACTGGAACTGGCAGGCCATGCCGATCTTAAGGATGCGATTGAATATTGTGAAAAAGTCCGTGATTACGTTTCGCGGGAACTCTTTGAAGAAATCTTGTCAGACGAAGAAGAACATATTGACTGGCTGGAAACAAATCTTGCACTAATCGATAAGGTTGGTGAGAAGAATTATCTGCAATCGCAAATGGGCGATGCGGATTAA
- a CDS encoding quinone-dependent dihydroorotate dehydrogenase, with amino-acid sequence MNLYEFLKPVLFLISPERAHSLAILALKSGLLPSGNVPKSTILNQSIWNLDFPNPVGLAAGFDKNAEVYEPMLKQGFGFVETGTVTPLAQAGNEKPRIFRLTEDKAVINRLGFNNKGLEYYMARLAARGKTNGIVGANIGANKLSDDQIEDYVIGLKRLLGLADYFTINISSPNTPGLRALQGKEALDELLSKLKAVRDQAGLESAPPLILKIAPDLNDQECADIAEIILKHKMDGLIVSNTTLSRPNLVSSFKDEAGGLSGAPLFELSTEILSKMYKLTSGKIPLIGVGGVSNGEQAYRKIKAGASLVQLYSALVYHGPGLVRKINWELEELLKKDGFRNIKEAIGIDHK; translated from the coding sequence ATGAATTTATATGAATTTTTAAAACCGGTCCTTTTTCTGATTTCTCCGGAACGGGCGCACAGTCTGGCAATTTTAGCACTGAAATCAGGCCTATTGCCAAGCGGGAATGTTCCGAAATCAACTATTCTAAACCAGTCAATCTGGAATTTGGATTTTCCAAATCCGGTTGGGTTGGCGGCCGGTTTTGATAAAAATGCAGAAGTATATGAACCCATGCTGAAACAGGGTTTTGGATTTGTCGAAACAGGGACTGTTACACCGCTTGCCCAGGCGGGAAATGAAAAGCCAAGAATATTTAGACTGACAGAAGATAAAGCCGTTATTAACAGACTGGGCTTTAATAATAAGGGCCTCGAATATTATATGGCCAGACTAGCCGCCCGGGGAAAGACCAACGGCATTGTTGGTGCCAATATTGGTGCCAATAAGCTTAGTGATGATCAGATTGAGGATTATGTCATTGGGCTTAAACGACTGCTTGGTCTTGCGGATTATTTTACGATTAACATATCTTCACCGAATACACCGGGACTTAGAGCATTACAGGGGAAAGAAGCGCTTGATGAGCTTTTATCAAAATTAAAAGCGGTAAGAGATCAAGCAGGCCTTGAGAGTGCTCCACCTCTTATTTTAAAAATTGCACCGGATCTTAATGATCAGGAATGTGCCGATATTGCAGAAATAATTCTTAAACATAAAATGGACGGTTTGATTGTCAGCAATACGACGCTTTCAAGGCCCAATCTTGTCTCATCATTTAAAGACGAGGCAGGGGGACTTAGTGGTGCGCCGTTATTTGAATTGTCGACAGAAATTTTATCAAAAATGTATAAATTGACCAGCGGAAAAATTCCGCTTATCGGTGTTGGTGGTGTATCAAACGGCGAGCAGGCCTACAGAAAAATTAAGGCAGGGGCATCGCTTGTCCAGCTTTATTCAGCGCTTGTCTATCACGGTCCGGGACTGGTCCGAAAAATTAACTGGGAACTAGAAGAACTTCTAAAAAAAGATGGCTTCCGCAATATTAAGGAAGCCATCGGTATTGATCATAAATAA
- a CDS encoding DUF952 domain-containing protein translates to MFKNDVIYKICKKSEWEKAVAKGTYNGSSDDIRDGFIHFSAYDQVKGTLDKHFKDQKGLVLLKIAVERLPAGALKWEKSRNGQEFPHLYSNLDPGAVVGMEELPDHGWCGFSKDDR, encoded by the coding sequence ATGTTTAAAAATGATGTAATATACAAGATCTGCAAAAAATCAGAATGGGAAAAGGCGGTGGCCAAAGGAACCTATAATGGGTCCTCAGATGACATTCGGGATGGATTTATCCATTTCTCCGCATACGATCAGGTTAAAGGCACACTTGATAAACATTTTAAAGATCAGAAAGGGTTAGTGCTTCTTAAAATTGCCGTTGAACGCCTGCCTGCAGGGGCTCTAAAATGGGAGAAATCGAGAAATGGGCAGGAATTTCCCCATTTATATTCTAATCTGGATCCTGGGGCAGTTGTGGGAATGGAAGAACTGCCGGATCATGGCTGGTGTGGCTTTAGTAAGGATGATCGATGA
- a CDS encoding helix-turn-helix transcriptional regulator: MSMIKSSPDPVDIHVGARVRLRRTLLGMSQEKLGKALGLTFQQVQKYERGANRIGSSRLYQLSKILDVPVSFFFDEMTPDSTRKAEGMAEGSKQVFEVDKLSRRETLELVRAYYKIIDPSVRKRIFEMVKAIGSSAIGSNGKK; this comes from the coding sequence ATGAGCATGATCAAATCATCACCAGACCCAGTGGATATTCATGTAGGCGCAAGAGTACGTCTTAGAAGAACACTGCTTGGTATGAGTCAGGAGAAATTGGGGAAGGCTCTTGGACTTACTTTTCAACAGGTACAAAAATATGAAAGAGGCGCCAATAGAATTGGCTCCAGCCGACTATATCAACTTTCTAAAATTCTAGATGTTCCAGTATCTTTTTTCTTTGATGAAATGACACCGGATTCAACCCGTAAAGCCGAGGGGATGGCTGAAGGCAGCAAGCAGGTTTTTGAAGTTGATAAGCTTTCAAGACGGGAAACGCTGGAACTTGTCAGGGCTTATTACAAGATAATTGATCCATCAGTAAGAAAAAGAATTTTTGAAATGGTAAAAGCTATAGGAAGTTCGGCTATAGGATCAAATGGTAAAAAATAA
- the lnt gene encoding apolipoprotein N-acyltransferase translates to MAYSELSTDSLKEYFDRSSLIKKYLILLCSGLISALAFAPVYFFPALIFAFSVFLIFSMLSTGPIQAFYYGITFGFGHFFAGLYWIGNSFAVEPTIPDFAGYVMVALLSCYLAIFPGLTSVAVRIIHKNHNLKTHLLCIVLTFTVVWNVMEWLRGVLFTGFPWNLTGYVWGFSDAMLQSTSVWGVYGLGLFTVFLALSPLLLLNRINRTVVSLLAVILVIGLYSYGSLRLNQQTDYVKDINLRIVQANIKQEDKWPSRNWGKNLISYMTMSEGSEQSGTTHVIWPETAIIYSLSEEPLRRQVISKMLDKGGVVFTGFPRRDRSAGTFKIYNSMIAINDEGEIEALYDKSHLVPLGEYIPSFVKMFFISLGFDQLFSGGQDFSEGDGLKTLNIKGLPPVGVLICYEIIFPGQVTDPSDRPDWLLNITNDAWYGDSSGPRQHLLQTRVRAIEEGLPIIRSAGTGISAVIDAYGRIVDQIGLNKRGVMNSGLPYKIEKATLYSKYKQWIFALISVIIAIVNIVLIRRFTP, encoded by the coding sequence ATGGCATATTCAGAACTATCCACCGACAGCTTAAAAGAATATTTTGACCGAAGTTCTCTAATTAAAAAATATCTGATTTTGTTATGTTCGGGTCTGATTTCGGCGCTGGCATTTGCACCAGTATATTTTTTTCCGGCACTTATTTTTGCATTTTCTGTATTCCTGATTTTTTCAATGTTAAGTACCGGGCCAATTCAGGCATTTTATTATGGCATAACATTCGGCTTTGGACATTTTTTTGCTGGACTTTACTGGATTGGCAACAGCTTTGCAGTTGAACCCACAATACCTGATTTCGCTGGTTATGTTATGGTTGCTTTATTATCCTGCTATCTGGCAATCTTCCCTGGCCTAACGTCGGTTGCCGTCAGAATTATTCATAAAAACCATAATCTGAAAACTCATCTTCTGTGCATTGTTCTGACATTCACTGTGGTTTGGAATGTAATGGAATGGTTGCGAGGCGTTTTATTTACCGGTTTTCCATGGAATCTAACAGGATATGTCTGGGGTTTTTCAGATGCGATGCTTCAATCCACATCAGTCTGGGGTGTATATGGATTAGGACTATTTACCGTTTTTCTTGCGCTTTCCCCCCTTCTATTACTGAACCGTATCAATCGTACTGTTGTTTCATTATTGGCAGTAATATTGGTTATAGGTTTATATTCGTATGGAAGCCTGAGGCTTAATCAACAAACTGACTATGTAAAAGATATCAACCTTCGCATTGTTCAGGCAAACATAAAGCAGGAAGATAAATGGCCGTCCCGAAATTGGGGAAAGAACCTGATCTCTTACATGACAATGAGTGAAGGGTCTGAGCAGTCAGGGACAACACATGTCATTTGGCCAGAAACGGCGATTATTTATTCTCTTTCAGAAGAACCGTTAAGACGGCAGGTTATATCGAAAATGCTGGATAAAGGAGGAGTGGTCTTTACGGGTTTTCCCCGCAGGGACCGGAGTGCCGGAACATTTAAAATTTATAATTCGATGATTGCAATAAATGATGAAGGAGAAATAGAGGCGCTTTATGATAAAAGTCATTTGGTGCCGCTTGGCGAATATATTCCTTCCTTTGTCAAAATGTTTTTTATATCACTTGGGTTTGACCAATTATTTAGCGGGGGTCAGGATTTCAGTGAAGGAGATGGCCTAAAGACACTAAATATAAAAGGTCTGCCACCGGTAGGTGTACTAATTTGTTATGAAATCATTTTCCCCGGACAGGTGACTGACCCTTCAGACCGACCGGATTGGCTGCTTAACATTACCAATGATGCATGGTACGGTGACAGTAGCGGACCAAGGCAGCATTTACTGCAAACACGTGTACGTGCAATTGAAGAAGGGTTGCCTATAATCAGGTCAGCCGGTACAGGTATTTCGGCAGTCATTGATGCTTATGGACGTATAGTTGACCAGATTGGATTGAACAAAAGAGGGGTCATGAATAGCGGTTTGCCTTATAAAATTGAGAAAGCAACACTTTATTCCAAATACAAACAGTGGATATTTGCACTTATTAGTGTTATAATTGCTATCGTAAATATTGTACTAATTCGTAGATTTACACCGTAA
- a CDS encoding hemolysin family protein, giving the protein MTSSDSADKPGSNTGFWGAIKNIFNKSDIDHELKESLEEVIEEIEAAEGTLGEEERSIIMNTLSFGDLRVDDVMVPRADIIAIEENAPFDELLNVFVGASTSRLPVYRESLDEVLSMVHIKDVFRAFVNNRDNNNFPSLKSIQRPILFVPPSMKLIDLLTKMQKTQIHMAIVVDEYGGTDGLLTIEDMVEQIFGDIEDEHDIAEGVLLRERADGNLHVDARLPIDELEDLLGVDFLSDDHDEDVDTVGGLVFKLAGHIPQKGELVEHENGTRFEIIDGDTRHIKYILVHRK; this is encoded by the coding sequence ATGACATCATCAGATTCTGCAGACAAACCCGGGTCGAACACCGGGTTTTGGGGCGCTATAAAGAATATATTCAACAAGTCAGATATTGATCATGAATTGAAAGAAAGTCTTGAAGAAGTAATAGAGGAAATTGAAGCAGCTGAAGGAACTTTGGGCGAAGAAGAACGCTCAATTATCATGAATACATTATCCTTCGGGGACCTTCGGGTTGATGATGTTATGGTGCCGCGGGCAGATATAATTGCTATCGAGGAGAATGCACCTTTTGATGAACTTCTCAATGTATTTGTCGGGGCAAGCACATCGAGGCTGCCTGTTTACCGGGAAAGTCTTGATGAAGTTCTTTCCATGGTTCACATAAAAGATGTATTCAGGGCATTTGTAAATAACAGGGATAATAATAATTTTCCGTCGTTGAAATCCATCCAGCGTCCGATCCTGTTTGTACCGCCATCGATGAAGCTTATTGACTTGCTTACGAAAATGCAAAAAACCCAAATTCATATGGCAATTGTGGTTGATGAATATGGTGGAACAGATGGACTGCTGACGATTGAGGATATGGTCGAGCAGATATTTGGTGACATTGAGGATGAACATGATATTGCAGAGGGTGTTCTGTTGCGTGAGCGGGCAGATGGCAATCTGCATGTTGATGCGCGGCTTCCCATTGACGAACTTGAAGATCTGCTTGGCGTTGATTTTTTAAGTGATGACCATGATGAAGATGTGGATACAGTCGGTGGTCTGGTGTTTAAACTAGCCGGTCACATTCCCCAGAAAGGAGAATTGGTCGAACATGAAAACGGCACACGGTTTGAAATTATTGATGGTGATACCAGACATATAAAATATATTCTGGTGCACAGAAAATAA